A genomic window from Flavobacterium azooxidireducens includes:
- a CDS encoding CinA family nicotinamide mononucleotide deamidase-related protein, translating into MKATIITIGDEILIGQITDTNSGFIAKALNKIGVEVHEMISISDDKTHILETFTKVQNLVDFVIITGGLGPTKDDITKITFCDYFEDTLQRNQTVENHIVALFTKMNFVVSQVNRDQALVPSKCIVLQNNFGTAPGMWMQKENTVFVSLPGVPYEMKAIVTDELIPKIVNEYKRPYILHKTILTYGQGESIVAERIEEWENNLPPFVKLAYLPSPGRVRLRLSARGLDEQFLQTTISELVAQLQEIINDIIVGFEEDESIEFVLGKLLTQKKLTLSTAESCTGGKIAETVTAIAGSSSYFKGGVVTYATDTKVSVLRVNQSTIDKFSVVSKEVAEEMALGAQKLLQTDFAIATTGNAGPTKGDADATVGTVCFAIATPKGVFSEEFNFGQPRQKVIDRAVNKGLELLLKEILKNY; encoded by the coding sequence TTGAAAGCAACCATCATCACCATTGGCGACGAAATTCTCATCGGACAAATCACCGATACCAATTCCGGTTTCATAGCCAAAGCATTAAACAAAATTGGGGTAGAAGTACACGAAATGATTTCCATCAGCGATGATAAAACGCATATTTTGGAAACCTTTACCAAGGTACAAAACCTAGTCGATTTTGTCATCATTACCGGCGGTTTAGGACCAACAAAAGACGACATCACTAAAATCACTTTTTGCGATTATTTTGAAGATACTTTACAACGAAATCAAACCGTTGAAAATCACATCGTCGCACTTTTTACCAAAATGAATTTTGTGGTTTCTCAAGTCAATCGCGACCAAGCGTTGGTTCCATCCAAATGCATAGTCTTGCAAAACAACTTCGGAACCGCTCCCGGAATGTGGATGCAAAAAGAAAACACGGTTTTTGTTTCGTTACCCGGCGTTCCCTATGAAATGAAAGCCATCGTAACCGACGAATTAATTCCGAAAATCGTTAACGAATACAAGCGACCATACATTTTACACAAAACCATTTTAACCTACGGCCAAGGTGAAAGCATCGTTGCCGAACGCATCGAAGAATGGGAAAATAATTTACCACCATTTGTAAAATTAGCCTATTTACCAAGTCCGGGACGAGTGCGTTTGAGATTATCTGCTCGCGGTTTAGACGAACAATTTTTACAAACAACAATAAGCGAATTGGTCGCTCAATTGCAAGAAATCATCAACGACATCATTGTTGGTTTTGAAGAAGACGAAAGCATCGAATTCGTTTTAGGAAAATTGTTAACCCAAAAGAAATTAACCCTTTCCACAGCCGAAAGTTGCACGGGAGGAAAAATAGCAGAAACAGTAACAGCAATTGCAGGTTCGTCTTCCTATTTTAAAGGTGGAGTGGTAACCTATGCAACCGATACGAAAGTTTCTGTTCTAAGAGTGAATCAATCCACAATTGATAAATTTTCTGTAGTAAGCAAAGAAGTAGCCGAAGAAATGGCTTTAGGAGCTCAGAAACTGCTTCAAACCGATTTTGCCATAGCAACCACAGGAAATGCCGGTCCAACCAAAGGCGATGCCGATGCAACGGTTGGAACAGTTTGTTTTGCGATTGCCACCCCAAAAGGAGTTTTTTCAGAAGAGTTTAATTTTGGTCAACCTCGTCAAAAAGTGATAGACAGAGCAGTAAACAAGGGACTTGAACTGCTTTTGAAAGAAATTTTAAAAAACTACTAA
- the ftsY gene encoding signal recognition particle-docking protein FtsY — protein MSFFKRIFSSEKKETLDKGLEQTKTSFFAKLTKAVAGKSTVDEDVLDNLEEVLVSSDVGVKTTLKIIDRIEERVAKDKYLGTEELNKILREEIAGLLSETNTGEATEFDIPANKKPYVIMVVGVNGVGKTTTIGKLAYQFKKAGHKVVLGAGDTFRAAAIDQLQIWADRVGVPIVKQQMGSDPASVAFDTLQSAVTQGADVVIIDTAGRLHNKVNLMNELTKVKRVMQKVVGDAPHDVLLVLDGSTGQNAFEQAREFTAATEVSCLAVTKLDGTAKGGVVIGISDQFKIPVKYIGVGEGIEDLQVFNKYEFVDSFFK, from the coding sequence ATGAGTTTTTTCAAACGAATATTTTCATCCGAAAAAAAAGAAACGTTAGACAAAGGTTTAGAACAAACCAAAACTTCTTTTTTTGCTAAGCTAACCAAAGCCGTTGCCGGAAAATCAACCGTTGACGAAGACGTATTGGATAATTTAGAAGAAGTATTAGTTTCTTCCGACGTTGGTGTGAAAACCACTCTTAAAATTATCGATCGAATTGAAGAACGTGTTGCCAAAGATAAATACCTTGGAACAGAAGAACTCAACAAAATTCTTCGCGAGGAAATTGCCGGACTTTTATCAGAAACCAATACCGGCGAAGCAACCGAATTTGATATTCCGGCCAACAAAAAACCCTACGTAATTATGGTTGTGGGTGTAAACGGAGTGGGTAAAACAACTACAATCGGAAAATTAGCGTATCAATTTAAAAAAGCCGGACATAAAGTGGTTTTAGGTGCTGGCGATACTTTTAGAGCCGCTGCTATTGACCAATTACAAATTTGGGCAGATCGAGTAGGTGTGCCCATCGTCAAACAACAAATGGGAAGTGACCCTGCATCAGTTGCTTTTGATACATTGCAAAGTGCTGTAACGCAAGGTGCCGATGTAGTAATTATTGATACTGCGGGCCGACTTCATAATAAAGTTAATTTGATGAATGAGCTAACCAAAGTAAAACGCGTAATGCAAAAAGTCGTTGGCGATGCTCCTCACGATGTATTATTAGTTTTAGATGGTTCAACCGGACAAAACGCATTCGAACAAGCCAGAGAGTTTACAGCAGCTACTGAAGTTTCTTGTTTAGCCGTAACAAAACTAGACGGAACTGCAAAAGGCGGCGTAGTAATCGGAATATCAGATCAATTCAAAATTCCTGTAAAATATATTGGTGTTGGAGAAGGAATCGAAGACTTACAGGTTTTCAACAAATATGAATTTGTAGATTCGTTTTTTAAATAA
- a CDS encoding Hpt domain-containing protein — protein sequence MALNYNLAKVYALSDNDPEFVLQIITLFVSEIPEDLKFVKQGIEEKNHKLAYSYAHKIKPTLDLLGMNVAYEEILQVEAWTKREGKRKEIKEIFKSIEDQVEKAVKEINKDFEL from the coding sequence ATGGCATTAAACTATAACTTAGCCAAAGTCTATGCACTTTCAGACAACGATCCCGAGTTCGTTCTCCAAATAATTACCCTTTTTGTGAGCGAAATTCCGGAAGATTTAAAGTTCGTCAAACAAGGCATCGAAGAAAAAAACCACAAATTGGCCTACAGCTATGCACACAAAATAAAACCCACGCTTGATTTATTGGGAATGAACGTGGCCTACGAAGAAATTCTTCAAGTAGAAGCTTGGACAAAACGCGAAGGAAAACGCAAAGAAATAAAAGAGATTTTCAAAAGTATCGAAGATCAAGTAGAAAAAGCCGTAAAAGAAATCAATAAAGATTTCGAATTATAA
- the rpmG gene encoding 50S ribosomal protein L33 — MAKKGNRIQVILECTEHKTSGVPGTSRYITTKNKKNTPDRLEIKKFNPILKKVTVHKEIK; from the coding sequence ATGGCAAAGAAAGGCAATAGAATCCAAGTAATTTTAGAGTGTACAGAGCACAAGACTTCAGGTGTACCTGGAACGTCTCGTTATATCACGACTAAAAACAAAAAGAATACTCCGGACAGATTAGAGATTAAAAAATTTAATCCAATCTTGAAAAAAGTAACAGTTCATAAAGAAATTAAATAA
- a CDS encoding fumarylacetoacetate hydrolase family protein: MKIICIGRNYTKHIEELHNERPDEPVVFLKPDSAVLLKQHPFVIPEFSDDIHHEVEILVRINKVGKYIDAKFAPNYYDEIGLGIDFTARDLQAKLKEKGLPWEKAKAFDGSAVIGSFLSKKDFSSTENINFELKSNGNTVQKGNTSHMLWKIDELIAYVSQYFTLKIGDIIFTGTPEGVAKVNPNDILEGFIENKKLFRIQVK, translated from the coding sequence ATGAAAATAATCTGCATCGGAAGAAATTACACCAAACACATCGAAGAGCTTCACAACGAGCGACCCGATGAACCGGTCGTTTTTCTAAAACCCGACAGTGCGGTTTTGCTCAAACAACACCCTTTTGTGATTCCCGAATTTAGCGACGATATTCACCACGAAGTCGAAATTTTAGTACGAATCAACAAAGTCGGCAAATACATCGATGCCAAATTTGCACCAAATTATTACGACGAAATCGGTCTCGGAATCGACTTTACCGCACGCGATTTACAAGCAAAACTCAAAGAAAAAGGTTTGCCTTGGGAAAAAGCCAAGGCTTTTGACGGTTCAGCGGTTATTGGTAGCTTTTTATCGAAAAAAGATTTTAGTTCCACAGAAAATATTAATTTTGAGCTGAAATCCAACGGAAATACCGTTCAAAAGGGGAATACCAGCCATATGTTGTGGAAAATTGACGAACTTATAGCCTATGTTTCTCAATACTTTACACTCAAAATTGGCGACATTATTTTTACCGGAACACCAGAAGGTGTGGCAAAAGTAAACCCAAACGACATCCTCGAAGGATTCATTGAAAACAAAAAACTATTCCGAATTCAAGTAAAATAA
- a CDS encoding serine hydrolase domain-containing protein: MKNYFPLILLAVLLLNCSSDSDSSEDIPTESMYFPPISGNVWETKSMSELGWNESEVQPLLTFLEEKHTKGFIILVNGRIVMENYFNGHTATSPWYWASAGKTLTTATIGIAQQEGLLNINDKVSDYLGTGWTSAPLAKENLITNKHLLSMTSGLDDGMGNGNSPAELQYLADAGTRWAYHNVFEKLQDVIADATNQSFDAYFTSKLKSKIGMTGTWLAVDEFNVYWSTTRSTARFGLLSLNKGKWNSEIIVPEAYMMEAISPSQSLNNAYGYLWWLNGKANYRLPQTQLQFPGSLIPNAAADMVCGLGKNDQKIYVIPSKKMVVIRLGEVADGENFALSDFDNQLWAKINAVID, encoded by the coding sequence ATGAAGAACTATTTTCCACTTATTTTGTTAGCAGTTTTACTTTTAAACTGTTCGTCTGACTCTGATTCTTCAGAAGATATTCCAACTGAAAGTATGTATTTTCCACCAATTTCAGGAAATGTTTGGGAAACCAAATCGATGAGTGAATTGGGTTGGAATGAAAGTGAAGTGCAACCTTTGTTGACATTTTTGGAAGAAAAACATACAAAAGGTTTCATTATTTTGGTGAATGGTCGAATTGTGATGGAAAATTATTTCAATGGACATACGGCTACTTCTCCTTGGTATTGGGCGAGTGCCGGGAAAACATTAACAACCGCAACGATTGGAATTGCTCAACAAGAAGGTTTGCTTAATATTAATGATAAAGTTTCGGATTATTTGGGAACAGGTTGGACTTCCGCTCCGTTAGCTAAAGAAAATTTGATTACGAATAAACATTTACTATCAATGACTTCCGGTTTGGATGACGGAATGGGAAATGGAAACTCACCTGCGGAGTTGCAATACTTAGCTGATGCGGGAACGCGTTGGGCTTATCATAATGTTTTTGAAAAATTGCAAGATGTGATTGCCGATGCAACTAATCAATCTTTTGATGCTTATTTTACTTCAAAACTTAAAAGTAAAATTGGGATGACCGGAACATGGTTAGCTGTAGATGAATTTAATGTTTATTGGAGTACAACACGTAGTACAGCTCGTTTTGGACTATTATCTTTAAATAAAGGAAAGTGGAATTCGGAAATTATTGTTCCTGAAGCGTATATGATGGAAGCTATTTCACCTTCACAAAGTCTTAATAATGCATACGGTTATTTATGGTGGTTGAATGGAAAGGCAAATTATCGCTTACCGCAAACGCAATTGCAATTTCCAGGTAGCCTGATTCCGAATGCTGCTGCCGATATGGTTTGCGGATTGGGGAAAAATGATCAGAAAATTTATGTTATCCCAAGTAAAAAAATGGTTGTGATTCGTTTAGGAGAAGTTGCTGATGGAGAAAATTTTGCCTTATCAGATTTTGATAATCAATTATGGGCAAAGATTAATGCAGTGATTGATTAA
- a CDS encoding 3'-5' exonuclease: MELKLNRPICFFDLETTGVEVAKDRIVEISIFKVYPNGNKESKTWLVNPEMKIPYTSTQVHGITDEKVANEPTFKELSGQVYNMIKDSDLAGFNSDRFDIPLLAEELLRAGVDFDMKNRVSVDVQTIFHKMEERTLSAAFKFYCGQSLENAHSAEADTMATYEILKAQLERYPELENDMKSLSEFTTRKKSVDFAGFIALNDKGEEIFSFGKHKGVLVEKVLEEEPGYFGWIQNADFPLYTKKVLTAIKLRKLNNKLT, translated from the coding sequence ATGGAACTCAAATTAAACCGCCCAATTTGCTTTTTTGACCTCGAAACTACCGGAGTAGAAGTGGCAAAAGACCGAATTGTGGAAATCTCAATCTTCAAAGTTTATCCAAACGGAAATAAAGAAAGTAAAACGTGGTTGGTAAATCCGGAAATGAAAATTCCATATACATCAACACAAGTTCACGGAATTACGGACGAAAAAGTAGCCAACGAACCCACTTTCAAAGAACTTTCCGGTCAGGTTTATAATATGATTAAAGATTCAGACTTAGCCGGATTTAATTCAGATCGATTTGATATTCCATTATTGGCCGAAGAATTATTACGAGCCGGAGTGGATTTTGATATGAAAAACAGAGTTTCAGTCGATGTGCAAACCATTTTTCACAAAATGGAAGAGCGAACTTTGAGTGCTGCTTTCAAATTTTATTGCGGACAATCGCTTGAAAACGCTCACTCTGCCGAAGCCGATACAATGGCAACCTACGAAATTCTCAAAGCTCAACTAGAACGTTATCCCGAATTAGAAAACGATATGAAATCGCTCTCCGAATTTACAACACGAAAAAAATCCGTCGATTTTGCCGGATTTATTGCGTTGAATGACAAAGGAGAAGAAATTTTTTCCTTCGGAAAACACAAAGGCGTTTTAGTCGAAAAAGTGCTAGAAGAAGAACCCGGCTATTTCGGTTGGATTCAAAATGCAGATTTTCCTTTATACACCAAAAAAGTCCTCACCGCCATCAAACTCAGAAAATTAAACAATAAATTAACTTAA
- a CDS encoding sulfurtransferase gives MKSKLSPIIQVSELKELHKKNDLIILDVSNGKKTQSNYKQKHLDGALFVDLNTQLAEINEDVSKGGRHPLPTTENFSKLLSTLGITPKTHIILYDDKSGANAAARMWWMLKSVGHEKVQVLDGGFQEAEKQNFPINSNSVNSTPTEEYKIENWKLPLATLIEVEKASKNISNLIIDVRESARYNGETEPIDLVSGHIPNAINIPFSTNLDENGLFLSPEMLREKYKNIFKNNASNDIIVHCGSGVTACHTLLAIDYAGFEIPKLYVGSWSEWSRNNKPIAVSKS, from the coding sequence ATGAAAAGCAAACTTTCTCCTATTATTCAAGTTTCAGAATTAAAAGAGCTTCACAAAAAGAATGATTTAATTATTCTCGATGTAAGTAATGGAAAAAAGACTCAATCCAATTACAAACAAAAACATTTAGACGGAGCACTTTTTGTTGATTTAAATACTCAACTTGCAGAAATAAACGAAGATGTATCAAAAGGAGGAAGACATCCTTTACCAACCACAGAAAATTTTTCTAAGTTACTTTCAACTTTAGGAATTACTCCAAAAACACACATTATTCTTTACGACGATAAAAGTGGTGCAAATGCTGCAGCTCGAATGTGGTGGATGTTAAAATCTGTCGGACACGAAAAAGTTCAAGTTTTGGATGGAGGTTTTCAAGAAGCAGAAAAACAAAATTTCCCAATCAATTCGAATTCTGTAAATTCTACACCGACAGAAGAATATAAAATCGAAAATTGGAAATTACCATTAGCCACATTAATTGAAGTAGAAAAAGCTTCAAAAAATATTTCAAACTTAATTATTGACGTTCGTGAAAGTGCAAGATATAATGGAGAAACAGAACCAATAGATTTAGTTTCCGGTCATATTCCAAATGCAATCAATATTCCGTTTTCTACAAATTTGGATGAGAACGGACTTTTTCTTTCTCCAGAAATGTTAAGAGAGAAATATAAAAATATCTTCAAAAATAATGCATCAAATGACATTATAGTTCATTGTGGTTCTGGTGTAACAGCTTGTCATACACTTCTAGCGATAGATTATGCCGGATTTGAAATTCCAAAATTGTATGTTGGTTCGTGGAGCGAATGGAGTAGAAATAACAAACCAATTGCGGTTAGTAAATCTTAA
- the rpmB gene encoding 50S ribosomal protein L28, producing the protein MSRVCDLTGKRAMVGNNVSHAMNKTKRKFSVNLVKKRFYLAEEDRWISLRVAASTIKTINKKGLAAVLKDAKAKGFIS; encoded by the coding sequence ATGTCAAGAGTTTGTGACCTTACAGGTAAAAGAGCGATGGTAGGAAACAATGTTTCTCACGCGATGAACAAAACTAAGAGAAAGTTTTCTGTAAACTTAGTTAAAAAACGTTTCTATCTTGCTGAAGAAGACAGATGGATTTCGCTTAGAGTAGCAGCGTCTACTATTAAAACAATTAATAAAAAAGGGTTAGCTGCAGTATTGAAAGATGCAAAAGCTAAAGGATTTATTTCTTAA
- a CDS encoding DUF4295 domain-containing protein, with protein sequence MAKKTVATLQTASKRLTKAIKMVKSPKTGAYTFVESVMAPELVDNFLTKK encoded by the coding sequence ATGGCAAAGAAAACCGTAGCAACGTTACAAACAGCGTCAAAAAGATTAACTAAAGCCATTAAAATGGTAAAATCTCCAAAAACTGGAGCTTATACTTTTGTTGAATCTGTAATGGCTCCTGAACTAGTAGATAATTTCTTAACAAAGAAATAA